Within the Paraburkholderia flagellata genome, the region GCGCATGACCGTGCTGCACGCCACGCAGGCAGGACAGCCGCTCTACGAAAAGCTCGGCTTCAAGAAGATTGGCCTGCTGCATCAGCACCAGGGCGCCAGCTTTGCGGCGCCCATCGTCGAGCCGCCGCCGGGCGAGCGTATGCGTCCGCTCGAACCGGGCGATACGCCGCGCCTCATTGAACTCGCATCGCGCGCGAGCGGGCTCGAGCGCAGCGCACTTGTGCCGCCGCTGCTGGACGTGTCCCAAGGCGTCGCGCTGGTGCGGGGTGACACGGTGGTCGGCTTCGCCCTGTTGCGCCCATTTGGCCGCGGCCATGCGATCGGTCCGGTGGCCGTCGCCGCCGACGATGGACTGCACATGCAGCGAGCCAAAGCGCTGATCGCCAACCGCCTCGCTGCCAACGCAGGCGCCTTCACGCGACTCGATACGCCCGACGAGCAAGGCCTCGGCCCCTGGCTCGAATCGATCGGGCTCGCACGCGTCGACACGGTCGTGAAGATGGCGCGCAACGGCGAGCCCGCGCACGATCCCGGCGTGCTGCAATTCGCCATCGTCAACCAGGCGCTCGGCTGACTGCGAGGACCGCCCTCTTGACGCTCCTCTACAAAGCCGACCCCGAGCGCGGCAAGCAATGGGCGCAGCTATTCGCGCACAAGGCCCCCGAAATCCCGTTCCGCCTTTGGCCCGATACCGGCGACCCCGCGGCCGTGCGTTATCTCGCGGCATGGCAGCCGCCCGAGGATCCCGCGCGAACGCTGCCCAATCTCGAAGTGATTTTCTCCGTGGGCGCGGGCATCGACCAGTTCGATCTCTCTGGTGTGCCTGATCACATCGCCGTGGTGCGCATGATCGAGCCGGGCATCGTCGAAGGGATGGTCGAGTATGTGACGCAATCGGTCCTGACCATCCACCGCGATCTGTTCGACTACGCCCAGCAACAGCAGCAGCGCGTATGGCGCGCGCTGCCCGTGCGCCCCGCCGCGTCGCGCCGCGTTGGCGTGCTGGGGCTCGGCATGCTCGGCAGCGCGGTGCTCGAACGCCTGCGCCTCTTCGGCTTTGCATGCGCAGGCTGGAGCCGCTCGCCGCGCACGTTGCCGGGCGTGGAATGCTATGCGGGCGCCGAGTCGCTCGACGCCTTCCTCGCGCGCACCGATATCCTCGTCTGCCTGCTGCCGCTCACCGATGCAACGCGCGGGCTGCTCGACGCCACGCTCTTCGCGAAACTGCCGCAGGGCGCCTCATTCATCAACGTCGGGCGCGGGCCGCAACTGGACCAGGAGGCGCTGCTCGACGCGCTCGACAGCGGTCACTTGCGCGATGCGATTCTCGATGTCGCCCACCCCGAGCCGCTGCCGCCGGAGCATCCGTTCTGGACGCATCCGCGCGTGCGCCTCACGCCGCATATCGCCAGCGCCACGCGCCCCGAAACTGCCGTCGATGTCGTGCTCGATAACATCCGCCGCCACCGCGACGGCTTGCCGATGCTCGGCCTCATCGACCGGACGCGCGGCTACTGAAGCAACTGGCGCCAAAAGGGGCTCAGCAGAATATGCTGCGCCCCCCGATCAAAACGCCACAATCTCGCTATTTCGCGAATTATTTGGCGACACGTCCACCGGTATCGGCCCGGTAGCATGGAACGGTGAATCAACGGCCAATGAATGGCCAAGCGCCGCACTCCTCTGACTTTTCAGCCGGGAACCGAACCATGCCGAATCGCTCGCCGAATCTTTCACTGATCGAAGCCGACCGCAAACATCTGATCCATCCCGTCGTGAACTACCGCGCGCACGAAGCGCGCGGCGTGACCGTGCTCGAATCCGCCCACGGCGTGTTCCTGCGCGACGCCGACGGCCGCGAACTGCTCGACGCGTTCTCCGGCCTCTGGTGCGTCAACACGGGCTACGGCCATCAAAGCATCGTCGAAGCCGCCGCGCGCCAGATGGCGCGCCTGCCCTACGCTACCGGCTACTTCCACTTCGGCTCCGAGCCCGCCATCGAACTGGCCGCGCAACTCGTGGATCGCGCGCCCGCTTCGCTGCAACACGTGTACTTCACGCTGGGCGGCTCGGACGCGGTGGATTCGGCGCTGCGCTTCATTACGCACTACTACAACGCAACTGGGCGCCCCGCGAAGAAGCACATCATCGCGCAGGAGCGCGGCTATCACGGCTCGTCGGCGGTCGGTGCGGGGTTGACTGCATTGCCCGCGTTTCATCGCAACTTCGACTTGCCGCTCGCCACGCAGCATCACATTCCCTCGCCTTATGCGTATCGCAGCGAGTATGTGGACGACGCGGCGCTCATCGCCGCTTCGGTCGCCGCGCTCGAAGCGAAGGTCGCTGCACTCGGCGCAGAAAACGTCGCCGCGTTTTTCTGCGAGCCGATCCAGGGTTCGGGCGGCGTGATCGTGCCGCCCGTCGGCTGGCTGAAAGCGATGCGCGAAACATGCCGCAAGCTCGACATTCTTTTCGTCGCCGATGAGGTGATCACGGGTTTCGGCCGCACGGGTCCGCTCTTCGCCTGCCAGGCCGAAGACGTCGAGCCGGATCTGATGACCGTGGCCAAGGGCCTCACAGCAGGCTACGCGCCGATGGGCGCCGTGCTCATGTCGGACGCCGTTTATCAAGGCATTGCCGATGGCGACGGCGACGCCGTGGTCGGCCACGGCCACACCTATTCGGCGCACCCGGTGAGCGCGGCCATCGGCCTCGAAGTCATGCGCCTCTATCACGAAGGCGGCCTGCTCGCGAACGGCGTGGCGCGCGCGCCGCGCTTTGCACAGGGGCTCGACGCGCTGCTCGCCCACCCGCTCGTGGGCGACTCGCGTCACCGCGGTCTGCTCGGCGCGCTCGAACTTGTCGCCGACAAGGAGAGCAAGCAGCGCTTCGAGTCATCGCTTCGCCTGCCCGATCGCATTGCCACAGCGGCGTACGGCAACGGCCTCGTTTTCCGTGCGTTCGGCGACGGCATTCTCGGTTTCGCGCCCGCGCTTTCGTACACCGAAAGCGAGTTCGACCTGCTGTTCGAGCGCCTCGAAAAAACGCTCGACGACGTACTCGCGCAGCCCGAGGTCCGCGCCGCATTGAAGGCAACGAGCGGGACGAAGAATGGGGTCAGCGCCCGTGTCGCCGCGTGATAACATCACTCGATACTTCGACATGCGGGGCCGTCCCCATCACGATGAGCAACGACTGCAAGCTGGACCGAATCGATCTGCGCATCCTCTCGCAACTGCAGAAGCGGGGGCGCATCACGAATGTCGAACTGGCCGACGCAGTCGGGCTGTCACCCAGCCCCTGTCTGATCCGCGTGAAACGTCTGGAGAAGGCGGGGTTCATCGCCGGCTACGGCGCGCAGATCCAGTTGGAAAAGCTCGGCGACGTGCAGATGGTGTTCACCGAGGTGACGCTCGCCGACCATCGCCGCGAGGACTTCATCAAGTTCGAGAAAGCGATACGCGAAGTGGACGAGGTGGTCGAATGCCATCTCGCGAGCGGCGGCTACGACTATCTGCTGAAGTTCGTCGCGCGCAGCGTGAGCCATTATCAGAGCATTGTCGAAGGGCTGCTGGAGCGCGATATCGGCATCGAGAAGTACTTCAGCTACGTGATCATCAAGACCGCGTTCGTCAAGACGCACTATCCGCTCGAAACGCTGTTTTCGCAGAACCTGCATTCCTGAACATGGGCGACGCCCGTGAGGCACGCGCCTCACGCTCACGCGTCTCGCTTCCATTTTCTCGCGCACGCTTCGCGCCGACACCTCACGGTTTCGGCGCGCTAGTCGTGCGCGCTCACTTCCTCGCATCGAACCACCGGCTTCCGCATGGGCGGAAAGGAATCGGCATATGACAAAGCGTTATCCCTTGAGCGCGCTGATTCGCAGCGACAACTTCATCGACGGACAATGGGTGAGCGCGGCCAGCGGTGCGCGCTTCGCCGTGACCGATCCCGCAACAGGCGAAACGATTGCCGACGTCGCCGACAGCGATGCGAACGACGCACGCGCCGCCACCGACGCCGCCGCCCGCGCATTCCCCGCATGGCGCGACACGCTCCCCGCACAACGCGCCGCGGTGCTGCGCCGCTGGCATGCGCTGATCGTCGAAAACGCCGACGAGTTGGGTCAACTGATCTCGCGCGAACAAGGCAAGCCCCTGCATGAAGGCCGCGGCGAAGCCATGTATGGCGCGTCCTACGTTGCATGGTTCGCCGACGAAGCCACGCGTATCTACGGCGACCTCATCCCGCAGCAGCAGCGCGGCAAGCGCATGAGCGCGGTGAAAGAACCCGTGGGCGTGGTCGCGGCGATCACGCCCTGGAACTTCCCGCTCGCGATGATCGCTCGCAAGATCGCCCCGGCACTCGCAGCGGGCTGCACGGTGGTCGGCAAACCCGCCGAAGACACGCCGCTTACGGCGCTCGCGCTCGTGATGCTCGCGCACGAGGCGGGCGTGCCGCCTGGCGTGCTGAACCTCATCTGCGCTTCGCGCGAGCGCGGCGTGAGCGCTGTCGCCGACTGGCTCGCCGATAGCCGCGTGCGCAAGATCACCTTCACCGGTTCGACGCCCGTGGGCAAGCATCTCGCGAGAGAATCGGCGGGCACGTTGAAGAAGCTCTCGCTCGAACTGGGCGGCAACGCGCCGTTCATCGTGTTCGACGACGCCGATCTCGACGCCGCAGTCGATGGCCTCATGGCCGCGAAGTTCCGCAATGGCGGCCAGACCTGCGTGTGTCCGAATCGCGTGTACGTGCAGTCAGGCGTTTTCGAGCGCTTCGCCGACAAGCTCGCCACGCGCGTGGCCGCTCTGAAAGTCGCGCCCGCGACCGACCCCGCCGCGCAGATCGGCCCGATGATCAACGCGCGCGCGGTGGAAAAGATCGCCCGCCATGTGGACGACGCCGTGAGCCGCGGCGCACGCGTGCTCACGGGCGGCAAGCGCCTTAACGAACTGGGCCCGAACTGGTACGCGCCCACCGTGCTCGCAAACGCCACGCCCGACATGCAGCTAAGCTGCGAAGAAACCTTCGGCCCGATTGTGCCGCTGTTCCGTTTCGACAATGAAGCCGAGGCCATCCACGCCGCCAACGACACGCCCTACGGCCTCGCCGCGTACTTTTACAGCCAGGACGTGCGCCGCATCGACCGCGTCGCGCGACAGCTCGAAGCGGGTATCGTCGGCATCAACGAGGGCGCGCTCGCCAGCGAAGCGGCGCCGTTCGGCGGCGTGAAGGAATCGGGCTATGGCCGCGAGGGCTCGAAGTACGGGCTCGACGATTACCTCAGCATCAAATACCTCTGCCAGGGAGGGCTTGTATGAGCACCTATCCGATCGAAGTGACGTTTCCCGACATCGCCGCTCACGAGCGCAGCGAAACCGGCATCCCCTATGTGCATACGTTCGATTCGGGCGTGCCCGGCCCGCATGTGATGATCAACGCGCTCACGCACGGCAACGAGGTGTGCGGCGCGATCGTCGTCGATGCACTGCTGCGCGCGCGGCTGCGGCCACGGCGCGGCAAGCTCACGTTTGCGTTCGCGAACGTGGAGGCCTACCGCCGCTTCGATCCCGCGCGCCCGGACGCCGCACGCTTCGTCGATCAGGACTTCAATCGCGTGTGGACCGCGCAGGCGCTCGACGACCGTTCGCACGATTCGAGCGAACTGCGCCGCGCCCGCGCGATGCGGCCCGTGATCGACGACGTCGATCTGCTGCTCGATCTGCATTCGATGCATGAGAAGTGCATGCCGCTCATCGTCGCCGGGCCGCTCGCCAAGGGCGTCGAACTCTCCGCGCAGCTTGGCGCGCCGGCCACCGTCATCTGCGACGAAGGCCACCCCGAAGGCCGCCGCATGCGCGACTACGAAGGCTTCGGCGACGCGGCGAGCGCGAAGAACGCGCTCTTGATCGAGTGCGGACAGCATTGGGAAGCGAGCGCCGTGACCGTGGCACGCGATGTCACTGCGCGCTTCCTGCTGCACTCGAGTGTCGTGGACGAAACGGATCTGCCCGCGGACTGGCTGCAGCCGCTTCCACCGGAAATGCGTGTCGTGCGCGTGACTGAGCCCGTGGTGGCGACGAGCATGGACTTCCGTTTCGCGGGCGAGTACACGGGCCTCGAAGTGTTCCCCAAGGCGGGCGCCGTGATCGGCTGGTCCGACGGCGAGCCGGTAGTCACGCCCTACGACGACTGCATTCTCGTAATGCCTTCGCTGCGCCAGTTGCGTCCGGGCGTGACCGTGGTGCGGCTCGGCAAGATCGAGCAGCGCATCGTTCAGAAGCGCTGAAGCGACTTCTCTTT harbors:
- a CDS encoding Lrp/AsnC family transcriptional regulator, which translates into the protein MSNDCKLDRIDLRILSQLQKRGRITNVELADAVGLSPSPCLIRVKRLEKAGFIAGYGAQIQLEKLGDVQMVFTEVTLADHRREDFIKFEKAIREVDEVVECHLASGGYDYLLKFVARSVSHYQSIVEGLLERDIGIEKYFSYVIIKTAFVKTHYPLETLFSQNLHS
- a CDS encoding 2-hydroxyacid dehydrogenase, with translation MTLLYKADPERGKQWAQLFAHKAPEIPFRLWPDTGDPAAVRYLAAWQPPEDPARTLPNLEVIFSVGAGIDQFDLSGVPDHIAVVRMIEPGIVEGMVEYVTQSVLTIHRDLFDYAQQQQQRVWRALPVRPAASRRVGVLGLGMLGSAVLERLRLFGFACAGWSRSPRTLPGVECYAGAESLDAFLARTDILVCLLPLTDATRGLLDATLFAKLPQGASFINVGRGPQLDQEALLDALDSGHLRDAILDVAHPEPLPPEHPFWTHPRVRLTPHIASATRPETAVDVVLDNIRRHRDGLPMLGLIDRTRGY
- a CDS encoding succinylglutamate desuccinylase/aspartoacylase domain-containing protein yields the protein MSTYPIEVTFPDIAAHERSETGIPYVHTFDSGVPGPHVMINALTHGNEVCGAIVVDALLRARLRPRRGKLTFAFANVEAYRRFDPARPDAARFVDQDFNRVWTAQALDDRSHDSSELRRARAMRPVIDDVDLLLDLHSMHEKCMPLIVAGPLAKGVELSAQLGAPATVICDEGHPEGRRMRDYEGFGDAASAKNALLIECGQHWEASAVTVARDVTARFLLHSSVVDETDLPADWLQPLPPEMRVVRVTEPVVATSMDFRFAGEYTGLEVFPKAGAVIGWSDGEPVVTPYDDCILVMPSLRQLRPGVTVVRLGKIEQRIVQKR
- a CDS encoding GNAT family N-acetyltransferase produces the protein MSGQPASATLVCETFTESDIEGAHALSLQFRWPHRSDDWRFAAAAGHGFVVRDGQTVVGTALCWPWGEHGATLGLVIVSADQQGRGIGRMLMERLLEALGPRMTVLHATQAGQPLYEKLGFKKIGLLHQHQGASFAAPIVEPPPGERMRPLEPGDTPRLIELASRASGLERSALVPPLLDVSQGVALVRGDTVVGFALLRPFGRGHAIGPVAVAADDGLHMQRAKALIANRLAANAGAFTRLDTPDEQGLGPWLESIGLARVDTVVKMARNGEPAHDPGVLQFAIVNQALG
- a CDS encoding aspartate aminotransferase family protein: MPNRSPNLSLIEADRKHLIHPVVNYRAHEARGVTVLESAHGVFLRDADGRELLDAFSGLWCVNTGYGHQSIVEAAARQMARLPYATGYFHFGSEPAIELAAQLVDRAPASLQHVYFTLGGSDAVDSALRFITHYYNATGRPAKKHIIAQERGYHGSSAVGAGLTALPAFHRNFDLPLATQHHIPSPYAYRSEYVDDAALIAASVAALEAKVAALGAENVAAFFCEPIQGSGGVIVPPVGWLKAMRETCRKLDILFVADEVITGFGRTGPLFACQAEDVEPDLMTVAKGLTAGYAPMGAVLMSDAVYQGIADGDGDAVVGHGHTYSAHPVSAAIGLEVMRLYHEGGLLANGVARAPRFAQGLDALLAHPLVGDSRHRGLLGALELVADKESKQRFESSLRLPDRIATAAYGNGLVFRAFGDGILGFAPALSYTESEFDLLFERLEKTLDDVLAQPEVRAALKATSGTKNGVSARVAA
- a CDS encoding NAD-dependent succinate-semialdehyde dehydrogenase produces the protein MTKRYPLSALIRSDNFIDGQWVSAASGARFAVTDPATGETIADVADSDANDARAATDAAARAFPAWRDTLPAQRAAVLRRWHALIVENADELGQLISREQGKPLHEGRGEAMYGASYVAWFADEATRIYGDLIPQQQRGKRMSAVKEPVGVVAAITPWNFPLAMIARKIAPALAAGCTVVGKPAEDTPLTALALVMLAHEAGVPPGVLNLICASRERGVSAVADWLADSRVRKITFTGSTPVGKHLARESAGTLKKLSLELGGNAPFIVFDDADLDAAVDGLMAAKFRNGGQTCVCPNRVYVQSGVFERFADKLATRVAALKVAPATDPAAQIGPMINARAVEKIARHVDDAVSRGARVLTGGKRLNELGPNWYAPTVLANATPDMQLSCEETFGPIVPLFRFDNEAEAIHAANDTPYGLAAYFYSQDVRRIDRVARQLEAGIVGINEGALASEAAPFGGVKESGYGREGSKYGLDDYLSIKYLCQGGLV